Below is a window of Pirellulales bacterium DNA.
GCACGGCCTTGGTCTGCGTTGCGACGGCCTGTTCGAGATCGCCGGCAAAGTAGTAACAGCGGCCCAGCGTGTCGAGATAGCCAGGCGCGTTGGGCATCAGCTCCAGCGACTTTTTCGAGGCCTGGATGGCCTCGTTGGCGTCGCCCTCGGTGTTCGAGATCAGCCAGGCCAGTTGGTTGTAAGGCGTCGGCACCTCGGGGTCGCGCTGAATCTGGTTGCGAAAGATCTCGGCCGCCTCGCGCACGCGCGTCCTGATCTCGTTGCGTTTGGCCTCGGGCAGGTCCGGCAGATGAAACAGCCCGATCAGCACGTCGGCATCGGTAGGATCGAGCGGCAACGCGGCCTCGAACTCGGCCATGGCTCGCGCCCAATCTTTTTTCGCCACGGCATCGGCGCCGCGGAAGAAGTACATTCGCCGCTTGGTCACGTCGGGATCGTAGTTCGTGCTCGCCGGGACGTCCTGGCCGGCGGCGATCTGGGCCTCGAACACGGCGTTGATCGCCGCGGCCGCTTCGGCGGCTCCGGCGTCGTCGCCGCGGTCGTGCAGGATCTCGGCCAGCTCTTGTTCGGCACGCATTACGTAGACGTTATCCGGCGGGCCGATCTCGATGATCTTGCGATATTCGGCCTCGCACCACCGCGTCCAGCCGCGATTGTGTAAGAACATCGTCACGCTGTAATGTTCGCCCAGGTCCTTGGGGTTCAATTCCAGCGTGCGCGCCGCGAGCTTGTCGGCTGCCTCGCGCTGCCCCTGTGCCTCGCGCGCGAAGGCCAGTGTATAGGCCAGGTGCGGCTGCTGTTGAATGCTCGCGGCGAAACGCTCGGCGGTCGCGTCGACGGCTCGCCACGCGCGGTGCGCCACGAGCCAGTGCAGCAGCTCGATCAGCGAGCCCGGTTCGCTGCCCGCCAGGGGCACCATCCGCAGCGTCGTTTCTTCCGCCTCGGCCTGCCGCCCGGTAGCTTCCATCCAGGCCACGTGCTGTCGCAACAGCGTCTTGACGATCTCCGGGGCGGTCAACTGCGGGAAACGTTCGAGGTTTTCGATCTCCGTCACCAGCAGCGGCTGCCATTGCACGATCGCCTCGGGCATCTCCTTGCGCATCCGCACATAGGCCCGCAGCCAATTCGCCGCGGGGCGCGGGCTCGAGCCCAGGCTGCTCGTGATCGTCTGGGCTCGGGCGTCCCAGCGGGCGTCGTCGAACGCGGCGATCGGGTCGGCCTGGGGCGGGGTTGCTTCGGCCACGGCGCGGGCCGCCGTCTCATCGAACGGCTGACCCGTGACCATGTTTTCGATCGATGTTTCCGCGAGCCCCTGGCTCATGATTGCCAGTGCTGCACGCTTCGACCACGCGTCCGATTTCAGAAACCGCGTCAGCCGGCACAACGCGGGCAGACCCACATCGTTGGCCATCGTGGCCAGCTTCTTGAGCCGCTCTTCGCGGTTGTTTTCGTCGGCCGTTTCAAAGCCGTCGAGCAAATTCTTGACCTCGGCCGGGTCGTCGGCCAGGGTCAGTTCGACCTGCATGCGCCGCAGCAGGTAGCGCACCCGGGCGGCGATTTCGATGTCCTCGCTTCCCTCGGCGAGCGTGAGTGCATCGAACGCCTCGAGCCCGATGGCGGCGAGCTCCTCCTGAGCCTTCTCGCGAACAAAAAAGCTGTCGTCGCCCAATTGGGCAATCAGCTTTTGCAACCGCTCGGCGAGTGCCCCCTTGGCTGTGGCCCCGTCGGCCAGTGCCGCTGGTGGAGTCTCCTGGGCACGCAACAAACCGGCATGCAGCCCTGCGGTGAGGCTCACCGCGGCGATTCCCGCGATGACCCAGCCGGCTCGACGAAGCCGTCGGTTCCGGGTCCTGCTGCGCACAACGCTCATCGATCTGACCTTCCTTCAGAGGGCGGGCGGTCCCTCATGTTCAGCATACTGCTGGCTTGGCAAACCGGGCAAGATTTGTGGGCTGGCGAGGCGTCCTTCGACGCCGTCGCGCCCGGCCGACGATTGCAGTCCGACCGGCCCTCAAGGAGCGGCCGGCGCTTCGAGCGCGGCGACGACGGCAGCCTCGATTTCTTCCGGCTTGGCCAAATGGCTCGTCGGATCGCCCGCCAGGAACTTCTTGACGACCTGTCCGTTGCGATCGATCACCTGGTAATGAGGTAGCACCGAGTTTTCGACGCCGAGCATGGTGTAGGCCGCGTCGTCCGAGCCGTGGGCATTGATAAAGGCGGGGAAGTGAGCCCCCTGGGCTTGAAGGAACTCAGCGATCGAGCGCCGCGTGCCTGCGTCCGCTTCGTCAAAGGCCACGGCCACGACGACCAGTCCGCGATCGGCCAGCTTGCGGTGCAGTGCCACGGTATGCGGAAACTGCTCCTTGCAGGTGCCGCACCAGGTGGCCCAGCAGTCGAGAAACACGACCTTGCCGTGCTGCTCGGCGAGAAACCGTGCCCAGCCCGCCTCGTCGAGCGTCGCTAGCGCCGCGGGATCGATCGCCGTGCCGGAATCTGTCTGAGGCGCGGGGTTCGCGGCCGTGGCTTGTGGCGCGGTTGCATTCGCCGCGGGCTCGTCCGGCGCGCACCCGGCGAGCGTTCCCAGCAGTACGACGGCGACCGAACGTCGACTGAACCCGAACATGGCTCATCTCCGCGTCGAGAAAAAGCAGCCGCCGCCGAGGACGATCGACGTGCTCGGCGGCGGTGATATTATCCGATCGCTGATCCGGCGCTGGGCCGCTCAGTTATAGGCAATGCCGCAGCCTTGCTGCTTGGTCTCCGGCGTCGCGGGCTGCTTGCCGGCGAGCACGGCATCGAGCGCCTCGCGCAGGTATTCCTTCTTCACCTGCTCAAACGGGCTGTCGTCCAGGGCGCCCATGTAAGCCACGTTGCGCTGCTGGTCGAGCACGAAGAAGTGCGGCGTGACGGTGGCGCCGAAGTCGCGCGCCGACTGCTGCGACTCGTCGTAGAGGTACGGGAAATTGAATCCCTTCTCCTCGGCCCGCTCCTTCATCTTGTCGAGCTTGTCTTCATCGTTCGTGTTGACGTTGATCGCCACGAACTGCACGCCCTTGTCGGCGTATTCCTTCTGCAGTTGGATGATCCGGTCTTCGTAGGCAATCGCCACGGGGCACTTGTTGCAGGTGAACACTGCGACGATGACCTTCTTGTCTTTGAAATCGTCGAGGCCATAGTTCTTGCCATCGACGCCTACGACGCCCTTGAACGTGGGGGCTTTGTCACCGACGCTCAGCACCTTGTTGAACCGGCCGGCCCACCCGGTCGAGGCCAGCGACAGCACGCAGCCCAGGGCCACGGCAACCACGATACTCATGCGACGAACCATGCGGATCTCCTTGGATCGAAGTCTCGAAGGACGGCGTTGCACAGGCAGGAAATAAAGACCGCCCGCCGCATCGGAGAGCCGCGGGCAGGGTGTGTCGCAGGGGGGTAAGTTTGCGTAGTCTGGCCCGGCCGGACGGCAGTGTCAACGATCACCGGGGCCGTGCGCCGCCACCCCGATCACGGCGCGCAGACGACCGTCCTTCCAGCTACGCTCACCGCACCGTGCCGGTTCGCGCCGCGGGGCAAAAAAATTCGCGGGCGCGACACTCCTGTGGGATACTAGCCTCCGCCATTGGTGCGCAAGGGGCGTGCAACTCAGGTGAATGCTTGGGCGAGGGGGGAGGATGACGGCTCGATTGCTTCATTTGTTGGCAAACCGTTTTCTTCGCGGCGTGCTGGCAGGTCCTGCGCTGTGGTTCGCACTTGCGGCGACCGGTCTCGGCATGGCGCCCGGGCAGGATCAGACGCCCGCCAAGCCGGGGGCGCCCCCCACGAACCAGCCGGCGCCGCCGAAGCCACCGATCAAGCTTCCGGGTGCAGTGGTTCGGCCCGGCACGCCTGAGAAGAAGCCCCCGCGTCCCGCGGAGTTCGCCGATTGGACGCCGGACGATTTTCGCAACGAGCAGGCCGAAGGCGGCAACAAGTTCGCCGCGGCCGTGGCCTTTCTCGCCGCATCGAAGCCGGGCGACGCAGAGGTCGCGGCGCTGCTGATCGATTTGCTGACCTTCAAGGAGCCGCCCGCGCCGGAGGCCCCGTCCGGCAACGAGCAAGAGCAGAAACGCGCCGCCGACGCCCGGCAGCGTGACATCGACAACGCGCGCCGCCGCTCGGCGAGCAGCATGAAGCCGCTGCTGCAGGCCCTGGCCGCGAATGGCAGCGACCCGGCCTTTGCAGCCATTCAGCAGGTGCTCGCCGGAAGTCTCGACACCGGTGCCGAAGACAAGCAAGCCGCGCCCACCGCGCTCGAAGCCCTCATGGCCATGGCGCATCCGGGCGTCGACGCGTTGCTGCTGGCGTCGATCACGCAGCCGCAAACGATCCGCACCCCCGAGCGTACGACTTGGACAGCCGACGATCTGCAGAAGCTCGCCTTGCGTTTGGTCGCACAGCGCACAAGCCCCGAGCTGCGCGCGCAACTGGCTGCATTTGCCGCGAAACGCACCACGCCGGAGGAGATCCAGCGGACGCTCCAGTCGATGCTGGTGCAGAATCGTCCGGAAAACCTCAAGGCCCAGGTCGCGATGTATCTCGAGCCGGGTACGGCCGACGCCCTCCGCGCCCAATTGCTCAAACAGTTCACCACCTATAGCGCTGCGGCTTGCGACGAACTGCTCGGGCTTCCTGCCGGCACGGATAGCGCGAGCGGCAGCGGCGGGCGCACCCCGAGCGCGCCGGCGGCATCGTCTGCTGTGCCTGCTGCTCCGGCCCTCGACGCCACGGCCCTGACGGTCCGCGATCTATGGACGCCGGCGTTCCTCGAAGCCGTGCAGGCCGAAGTGGCGGCGATCGAAAGCCTTGACCAGGGGATGCCGATCTTCGCGCTGGCGCTCTCGCTGCCGGTCGACGTGATTCGCAAGCAGGTGCACGACAAACTACAGTCCGATTGGCGCGGAGCGGCCGAAAAGACGGCGCTCCCGGCCCAGCTCGTCGGGCTGATTCACGATCCGGGCATGCTGCTCACGATCAAGCTCACGCCGCGCAAGGACGACCCGGCGGTCCGCGCCAAGCGGCGCGGCCAACCGAACGGCACGCCGCAACAGGCTGCCCGACCGCGCACGCGGCCCACGCCTGCAGCCGATCGGCAAGCGAAAGAAGACAAGGCGATGTACGCCTGGATGGACGCGAGCGAACGGCTGATCGTGGCGATCAATGCCCGGCTGCAGGCCGCGGCGAAGCTGCGCGCTCTGGCCGCCGAGGTGCAGGCCGAGGCCGCCGACGCGGCGCCGGATGCTCCCGCGGCGCCCGCTGCCGCAGATGACAAGAACGCGGATGCCAACGGTGCGGCTTCGGCCGATTCCGGCGGCTCCGCGGCCAACAGTCCCGATCGTCCAGAGGATGATCCCTTCGGCAATCAAGACACCAACGCCGCGCAGCGGGGCAACTTGCCCGTCAAGTTGCACCCCGGCGCCAAGGTCGCGGCCGAGTTTCACGTCGTCTGGCCCGACGACGCGGCGGCCCGGGTGCCCGACGCACCGGTCGGCGGCATGGTCCTGCACTATGTGCGAATCGAAGAACTGGGCCAGTTGTTGAAGCTGAACGCGTACTACCAGAAGGAACTGAAGAAGTCGAACAACCGCTACCTGGAGCTCGAGGGCCGCTGGCTCGACGCGATCCGGCCCGACACGCGCGCCGGCTGGCAGCAATCGGTCGACATTTTCTTTACCCGGCCCGGCGCCAAGGAAGAACCGCCCGGCGACCGTCCCAAGCGCCGTTCCAACGAGCCGGAGAACCTGGTGATCGAAATCCTGTCGATCTCACGGCCCGAGTAGTGGCAGATCGGACGCGGCTCGCAGGATCAGTCCGTGCCGCCGGCGATCAATAGCACGACGGATCGTGATTGCGCGCGATACATAGCGCTTTCGTGCACGGGCGCATCTTGCCAGGGCACGATGTCGTCGGGCGAGTCCAAGGCCGTGTCGATCCACCGGCTCCACGAGCCACCCGAGGGGAGCACGGGCAGTTCGAACTCCAACGGCTCCCAATAGGCGTTGAGGATGAAATGCAGCTTCAAGTCCTCGAGGCGCAGTTCGGAGTAGAGCGCGACGGCATGCGAGTTCTCGCCCCAGTCGGGCGCGTTCAGTTGCACGCCGTGCCAGGCCTTGACCGCGTCGCGGAGCAAGGCGTTGAGACTCACGCGCCGGTTTTCTTGTTCGACCGTTCGCATCAGCCGTCGGGCAATCAGCAGTTGGACGAAGCGTAGCAAGTCGGCGTGCCGGTCCGTCAAGCTCCAGTCGAACCAGCTCAGCTCGTTGTCCTGGCAATAGGCGTTGTTGTTACCGCGTTGCGTACGGCGCACCTCGTCGCCCATCAAGATCATGGGTGTGCCCAACGACATCAGCGTCACAGTGAGAAAGTTCTTGATCTGGCGGTTGCGCAGCCGCTCGATCGCCGCGTCAGGGGTCGGGCCTTCGACGCCGCAGTTCCAACTGCGATTGTCGTTCGCCCCGTCGCGATTGTCCTCGCCGTTGTCCTCGTTGTGCTTCTCGTTGTATGAAACCAGGTCGTTCAGCGTGAAGCCGTCGTGGCAGGTGACGAAGTTCACGCTTTGCTCCGCTTCGCGTTCTTCGTGCCCGTAGATTTGCGGGCTGCCGACGATGCGGTCGGCCACGCGGCGCAGCGCGCCCGGTTCGCCGCGGAAGAAATCGCGCACATCGTCGCGAAAGCGGCCGTTCCATTCTTTCCAGGCATCGCCGACGAAACTTCCCACCTGGTACAAGCCTGCGGCGTCCCAGGCCTCGGCCAGCAGTTTCGTGCCGGCCAGGGCCGGATCGGTCTCGATATCCCAGAGCACCGGCGGGTTCGGCAGCGGCTGCCCCGTGTCGTCGCGCGCCAGAATCGAGGCGAGATCGAAGCGGAAACCATCGACGTGCATTTCTTGCACCCAGTAGCGCAGGCTGTCGACGATCAGCCGGCGCACCACCGGGTGGTTGGCGTTGAACGTGTTGCCGCAGCCGGAGTAGTTGGCATACCGGGCGCCGCCGTCTTCCAACAGGTAATAAGTGGCGTTGTCGATCCCGCGGAATCCGAGCGTCGGTCCTTCATGGTTTCCTTCGGCCGTGTGGTTGAACACCACATCGAGAATCACTTCGATGCCGGCGCGATGGAGGGCCTTGACCAGGTCGCGGAACTCGTCGGTCGGCCCGGTCGGGTCGAGCCGCGAGCTGTACGCCTGGTGTGGCGCGAAGAACGAGATCGGCGCGTAGCCCCAGTAGTTCAGCTTGCCGAGCGGGGCGTCGGTCGGATCGAATTGAAAGACGGGCAACAGCTCGACTGCGGTCACGCCGAGTTCCGCGAGATAGGGAATCTTGTCGATCAACCCGGCATAGGTCCCGCGGCGCGCGTCGGGGAGACCCGAGTTGGGGTGTTGCGTGAACCCGCGGACGTGCATCTCGTAAATGATCGTTCGCGCTGCCGGATGGCGCGGGTGCCGGTCGCCTTCCCAGTCGTAGGCGCGGGGATCGATCACCACGCTCTTCATCGCCGTGGCCGAATTGTCGCCGGCCGTCGAGGCGGCCTGCCGGCTGTAGCCCGGCGGGCTCGCCACGCCGCGGCCGTACGGATCGAGCAGCACCTTGGCGGGATCAAACCGCAGCCCGCGCGCGGGCTCGTGCGGCCCACTCACACGGTAGCCATAGATTTGCCCTGCCTGCAGGCCGGGCACGAAGGCGTGCCAGTAGTGGTAGGTGTGGTTTTCGACCGGGTCGAGTGGGATGATACGCTGGGGTGCGGCGGCATCGACCGCGTCGAACAGCAACAACTCGACGCTCGCTGCGGTGCGGGAAAACAGGCTGAAATTCACACCGCCGGCCGTCACCTTGGCGCCCAAGGGAGCGGCTTGTCCTGGTTGAACGTCGCTCATGTGGCACCTCGCTTCTGGGGAGACATCCTGCGAAGTCTTGGCGCGGGCTCCGCCTCAAGGCTCGCTGGCACGCACCGACTGCTGCAAGTCGAGCATGGTCTGTTGACTGATTTGCAGCAGGCCCTCCCTGGGACGGTCCAGGTCGGTAGTCATGAACAGCACGATGGTGAACGCCAGGACCACCCCGAACGACACCAGCGAGCGCCGGTTGGACAACACGCCTTCCTGAAAACCCAAAGTGGCCATGGTCAGAATGGCCACGGCATACAGCGCCGCCCAGACGGCACCGGGGATCCGGCTGCGCAGCCCGACCATCACGCGCGTCGCATGCAGATCGATCATCTCGTTGAGTGACTGGATGAACAGCCCCGTCACGATCGAGTGCGAATCGGCGGCCGCCACCGCCGAGGTCTCGTTCCAGAGTTGATCGTGAATGCGCAGCGACGCGTTAATCGCCGCATCCATTTGCCCTGGCTGCATGGCGGACAGCCGAGTGTCGACGTAGGTCTTCAACAGCCGTCGAATGGCCGCCTGCTGAGGCTGAGGTAAGAGCTTGGCGCGCAGGTACGTGGTGCCGATCGCATTGGCTTCGTCGAGAATCGTGTGGCGCCGGTCATCGAAGCGCGACGCCGCAAGCCCGAAGGTAAACGCCAGGATAAAGGCCAAGAGCCCCAGCATGGCGCCGGTCATGGCGCCCAGCGTGGTTTCTTTCTCGGGGTATCGCTGGCTGCGGTGCCGGCCGACCCGATAGCCGGTTTCGAGCGCCGCGTAGATCAAGGCGACCGAGACGATGAACAGCAACCACAACGGGGTGTTATCGAGTGGTCCCGTGGCACTCATGCCCAGCACGCTCCTAGTCCGTCGAGGTCGAAGGGGGGGCAGGCCCTGCGACAAAGGGCCCGCAGCGGCGACCATTTGACGTTGCGGGGACGTCTCTGGCAACTCGCCGGCGGCATTCGTGAACCGACCCGGGAGCGACGGTGCAACCACCGGGGTTGCTCCCGCGGAACATCGCGGGCACTGGCTGCGCTTGGGCTCTTATCCTTCTTTCAGGCTGGTCAGCAACGCGAGCAGCTCCTGGCGGCGCGGCTCGAGCACTTTGCGCACGGCGGCCTGGTTCAGGTAATAGACGTAGCTATTGATCGCCAGCACAAACACTAACAGCAAGGTCCCGAACACGACTCCCGTCAGCCAATGATGCGTCGCGACGGCCACGTCCCAGGAGACGTGCGCGAAGAACGCAAGCATCGGAATCAAGAACGGCAGCAGATACCACCACAAGACATTGCGGAGCAGCCAGATCTGATGCTCCACTTGCGTCAGGGAACTCTCGACGCCGTGCACCAGCGTTTCGCCCGCCAGGTTCGGGCTCTGCGGATGGCGCCGGCGGTCGAGCCACATGAACACAGGCACACCGAACAGAGTGGGCACCATGAGATACCAGGTCCACGGCAGCGAGATCGTCGCCCCGAGGATGAACCACACGGGAAGGAGCAACAAGCAGGTGATGATTTCGCGAGCGTCTCGCAGCCAGATCAGGGTATGGAAATGCTGCTGGTTGCGTTGCACTTCCTGCAACAGCAAGTCCGCACCGATGGCGAACCGCATTTGC
It encodes the following:
- a CDS encoding redoxin family protein, with the translated sequence MFGFSRRSVAVVLLGTLAGCAPDEPAANATAPQATAANPAPQTDSGTAIDPAALATLDEAGWARFLAEQHGKVVFLDCWATWCGTCKEQFPHTVALHRKLADRGLVVVAVAFDEADAGTRRSIAEFLQAQGAHFPAFINAHGSDDAAYTMLGVENSVLPHYQVIDRNGQVVKKFLAGDPTSHLAKPEEIEAAVVAALEAPAAP
- a CDS encoding thioredoxin family protein; the encoded protein is MSIVVAVALGCVLSLASTGWAGRFNKVLSVGDKAPTFKGVVGVDGKNYGLDDFKDKKVIVAVFTCNKCPVAIAYEDRIIQLQKEYADKGVQFVAINVNTNDEDKLDKMKERAEEKGFNFPYLYDESQQSARDFGATVTPHFFVLDQQRNVAYMGALDDSPFEQVKKEYLREALDAVLAGKQPATPETKQQGCGIAYN
- the glgX gene encoding glycogen debranching protein GlgX, which encodes MSDVQPGQAAPLGAKVTAGGVNFSLFSRTAASVELLLFDAVDAAAPQRIIPLDPVENHTYHYWHAFVPGLQAGQIYGYRVSGPHEPARGLRFDPAKVLLDPYGRGVASPPGYSRQAASTAGDNSATAMKSVVIDPRAYDWEGDRHPRHPAARTIIYEMHVRGFTQHPNSGLPDARRGTYAGLIDKIPYLAELGVTAVELLPVFQFDPTDAPLGKLNYWGYAPISFFAPHQAYSSRLDPTGPTDEFRDLVKALHRAGIEVILDVVFNHTAEGNHEGPTLGFRGIDNATYYLLEDGGARYANYSGCGNTFNANHPVVRRLIVDSLRYWVQEMHVDGFRFDLASILARDDTGQPLPNPPVLWDIETDPALAGTKLLAEAWDAAGLYQVGSFVGDAWKEWNGRFRDDVRDFFRGEPGALRRVADRIVGSPQIYGHEEREAEQSVNFVTCHDGFTLNDLVSYNEKHNEDNGEDNRDGANDNRSWNCGVEGPTPDAAIERLRNRQIKNFLTVTLMSLGTPMILMGDEVRRTQRGNNNAYCQDNELSWFDWSLTDRHADLLRFVQLLIARRLMRTVEQENRRVSLNALLRDAVKAWHGVQLNAPDWGENSHAVALYSELRLEDLKLHFILNAYWEPLEFELPVLPSGGSWSRWIDTALDSPDDIVPWQDAPVHESAMYRAQSRSVVLLIAGGTD